The following nucleotide sequence is from Chloracidobacterium validum.
TACCTTGGTCGAAAACCAGCCCGGAGAACCCTGAGCATGGCGCACTATCACCTGATTGGGATTTGTGGGACGGCAATGGCCTCGCTGGCTGGGATGCTCCGGGCGCGTGGTCACGACGTCACCGGCTCGGATGCCAACGTGTATCCGCCGATGTCGGACGTGCTGGCTGGGCTGGGGATTCCGGTCTGTCTGGGCTATGCCCCCTCCAACTTCACCCGTCGCCCAGATGTGGTCGTGATTGGCAATGCCATCGCCCGTGGCAACCCGGAAGTCGAACATGTTTTGGAACACCGCTGGCGCTATGCGTCGTTGCCGGAAGTCCTTCGGCAGGAGTTTCTATGGGGTAAGCGCGTCCTGGTTGTGACCGGGACGCATGGCAAAACCACGACCACGGCTTTGGCGGCACACGTGCTGACCGTTGGTGGTCTCGAACCGACATTTCTGATCGGCGGCGTGGCCGAAAACTTCGGCGTGAGTTTCCGGGTGACAGACAGCGACTTCGTGGTTCTGGAAGGGGATGAGTATGACACGGCCTACTTCGACAAAGGGCCGAAGTTCATGCATTACCTGCCGGAAATCGGCGTTGTGAATAACGTTGAATTCGACCACGCCGACATCTACCCAAACCTTGATGCGGTCAAGCTGGCCTTTCGGCGTTTCGTCAATCTCATTCCGCGGACCGGCGTGTGTATCGTGGGCTTCGATTCACCTCATGCCCGTGAGGTTGTGACGCGCTCACCGGCCCCGGTAGAGGGATTTGCACTTGACACCCCTGATGCCCACTGGCGCGCCGCTGACATCGCCTATACCGAGACCGGGATGCGCTTTACCGTTCGGCGCGGTGAGGTTGAGCTTGGGACGTTTACGTTGCCGACGTTTGGCGACTTCAACGTGCGCAATGCGTTGGCGGTGATGGCCGCCGCGACCTTCTGGGGACTGACCCCGGAGCGCATCGCCACCGGGCTGTCCACGTTTCAAGCCGTCAAGCGCCGCATGGAGGTGCGCGGTGAGGTTGGCGGCGTGACGGTGATTGATGATTTCGCCCATCATCCCACGGCGGTGAAAGCGACGCTGGCGGCACTGGCACATCGCTTTCCGGGTCGCCCGTTGACGGCCGTCTTTGAGCCGCGTTCCTGGTCTTCCCGCAAGCGGGTTTTTCAAATCGCTTATGCCGAGGCCTTCGACGCCGCTCGGCAAGTTGTCATTGCGCCGGTATTTGAGCGTGAAAAGGTCGCCGATGACGACTGTTTTTCACCGGAACAGCTTGCCGCCGACCTGATGGCGCGTGGCAAGTCGGCGGCAGTCGTCAGCGGAGCCGCAGCCATTGTGGATTACTTGCTGCCGCGGCTTGGCCCTGGCGAGGTCGTCGCAGTGCTGTCCAATGGCGGTTTTGGAGGCTTGCACGACAAGCTCCTGGCGGGGCTGCGCGCTGTGACCGGCACGCCGGCCTGATGCACGCCAGCTCGATTGTCACGCTGGCCCAATTGCCGTGACGCTGGCCGAGGGTCAGTTCAGTCTGACCAGCCCTGTCCGGTGCCCGCGGTATCGCGCTGGAGCAGGGATTGCGGTATCGTCAGGCATCCGGTGAAATGCTTCCGGGAACGTGAGACGCTTCCGGGAAAGGATGCGGATGGAACGCTTGGCTCAAACTGAACCTCGACCGCGCCGCCACCCAGCCAGTCGCCACTGGCGACGGTGGCTTTTGGGGGGCGCGGTGCTAGTCGGCGTTGGGAGTAGCCTGTGGTTTTGGAGCCGCGCCCCAGTGGAAAACCACGCCGAAGCCACGCTGCGGCAGATTGCCACGACAACCGGTTTGGTGCTCAACGGACGCCTTGCCAACCTGCCATCATCCAAAATGGCGCCGATCCACCGGGGCGACGATCAGGACAACCAGGCGCAGCTTCAGCTCAAGGCAACGCGCCAAGACTTGGAGCAGCGCCTCATCCGTACCCCAACCCCGGCCGGCCACCGTGCGCTGGGGCGGTTCTACCTGGCCGAAGGCAAGCCACTGGCCGCGTTTGCCCACCTCCAACTGGCGGTTCAGGCGTTTCCCTGGGATGCCGGGTTGCAAAGCGATTTTGGGCTGGCCCTGCTTGAAGCCGCGCGAACCTCGCCCGAAGCCGCCACGGAAGCACTGGAAGCCTTTGATGAAGCGTTGCGGCTCCAACCGGATTTGCTAGAAGCTCACTACAATCGGGCCCGCGCGCTCGAAATCCTCGGCCGTCCAACTGAGGCGCTTGCCGCTTGGCGGGCCTATGCCGCGCGCGATGCTCAGTCGGCCTGGGGTGCGGCGGCGCGTGACCGGGCGGCCTTTCTTGAGCGTTATGGCAATGCTCCGGCTCACCCTTGACAGCGCCTGGCGCTTTCCGCGCAAAAGCATGAAGACACTCATTTCACTTGGTTGGTTTGACCGTCTGGCCGGCGCCGGGCCGTTTCTCATTCGGTTGGCCGTTGGCGGCGCGATGGTCATTCACGGTTCGCAGAAGCTTTTTGGCGATCCGGGACGCTTTATCGGCTTCGTCGAAAAACTCGGCTTTCCACTGCCGACCATCTTTGGTTGGGCGGCGATCTTGGCTGAGTTTTTGGGTGGCATCGCCCTGTTGCTCGGCCTCGTCACCCGGTGGTCGGCTATCTTCGTAGCCTTTACCATGGGCGTCGCCGCTTTCGTTGCCCACGCCAACGATGGCTTCAACAAGCAGGAGTACCCGCTCGTGCTAATGCTGGGGGCCTTGTCGTTGTTGGCGTCGGGCGGCGGCCGGTTGTCACTCGATGCCTGGCTCTTTTCCAAGTCCGCCGGCGATGAACGGCTTTGACGGACCGGCGCAGAGCCGGTGGTCTCAAGCTCACCTACTTCACGACTACTTCGCCGTGCTTTGCTCAGTTGAGCGTCGCCTTGCAGGTCATGCCTTCGGTCACCGGCGTTCCCGGCGGAATGGATTGCGTCCGCACTGTGCCAAATCCACTGGCATCCAGGCGAATGCCAACCTTGGCGCACGCCATCAGCGCGGAGCGAACCCCCAGCCCACGCAAGTCTGGCATCCGAAGGCTGTTGTTGATGGTAACGACCGTGGTTGGTTCCGAGCTACGCGGTTGGGCAAGAACGATGTCCGCCGTGCGGGACGCCGCCGGACGGAATGCGCCCCCAGCGTCGCCCCCATCTGGTGTGGCTTCCCGTGGGATGGGCGTGCCGGTGGCCCAGGCGGGGTCTATGTCGGGCGAGATGTCCGGTGGAATTTGGAGCAGGGGAAGCAAGGTTTCGACCACGCGCGCAAAGACTGGCGCGGCAGCATCTCCGCCATGATGGCGGCCGTAAGGCGGTTCATCGAGCATGACGGCAATGGCCAGGGCTGGGCGAGTGGCCGGCGCAAAGCCGACAAAGGAAGCCACATAACGGGTTTCTGAGTATCGCCCACGCTCGACTTTCTTGGCTGTCCCGGTCTTGCCGGCCGTGCTGTAGCCCCGCACGGAAGCGCGTTTGCCGGTGCCTTTTTCGACCACCGCCCGCATCAGTTCGGTCAGGTCGCGGGCCGTCTCCTGGCTGACCACCCGGCGCGTCTTCGGCTTGATGTCGAGCAGCGTGTCACCGGTGGTGGAAACAATGCGTCGGGCAGCGTGTGGCTGCACCCAAACCCCACCGTTGGCAATTGTTGCCGCTGCGGCACACAACTGGAGTGGGGTCACGTTGACGCTGTAGCCCATCGGGACAGCGCCAAGGAGGGCATCACTCAAGTGGCCGACGCCACCGGCTGTTTCACCGGCCAGGCCGACTTCGGTGAGTTGCCCAAAGCCAAAACGTTCGACGTAGCGCAGTAGCCGGTCGCGGCCGAGCCGGATTCCGGTTTTGATGGCAGCCACATTGGACGACTTGGCAAAGGCCTCTTCGGCGGTGAGTGCACCATAGCGTCCGCCGTCGAGAATAGTATGCCCATTCATCTGAATCGAGCCGCCCTGGCAATCAATCCTCTGCTGGCGGGTCAGAAGCTTTTCCTCAAATGCGCCGGCGTAGGTGATGATCTTGAACACCGAACCCGGTTCGTAGTGGTCCATCACAGCTCGGTTGCGGTAACGACGCAGGAGGGATTCGGCGTCCTTGGGTGGGTCATGGATTGGTTCGCCAAAGGAGGAAGCCAGCGCCAGGACGTCGCCGGTGGACGGTTCCAGCACGGCAATGGCGCCGCCTTTGCAACCTTGTTCGCGGATGGCTTCGCTCA
It contains:
- the mpl gene encoding UDP-N-acetylmuramate:L-alanyl-gamma-D-glutamyl-meso-diaminopimelate ligase — translated: MAHYHLIGICGTAMASLAGMLRARGHDVTGSDANVYPPMSDVLAGLGIPVCLGYAPSNFTRRPDVVVIGNAIARGNPEVEHVLEHRWRYASLPEVLRQEFLWGKRVLVVTGTHGKTTTTALAAHVLTVGGLEPTFLIGGVAENFGVSFRVTDSDFVVLEGDEYDTAYFDKGPKFMHYLPEIGVVNNVEFDHADIYPNLDAVKLAFRRFVNLIPRTGVCIVGFDSPHAREVVTRSPAPVEGFALDTPDAHWRAADIAYTETGMRFTVRRGEVELGTFTLPTFGDFNVRNALAVMAAATFWGLTPERIATGLSTFQAVKRRMEVRGEVGGVTVIDDFAHHPTAVKATLAALAHRFPGRPLTAVFEPRSWSSRKRVFQIAYAEAFDAARQVVIAPVFEREKVADDDCFSPEQLAADLMARGKSAAVVSGAAAIVDYLLPRLGPGEVVAVLSNGGFGGLHDKLLAGLRAVTGTPA
- a CDS encoding tetratricopeptide repeat protein → MERLAQTEPRPRRHPASRHWRRWLLGGAVLVGVGSSLWFWSRAPVENHAEATLRQIATTTGLVLNGRLANLPSSKMAPIHRGDDQDNQAQLQLKATRQDLEQRLIRTPTPAGHRALGRFYLAEGKPLAAFAHLQLAVQAFPWDAGLQSDFGLALLEAARTSPEAATEALEAFDEALRLQPDLLEAHYNRARALEILGRPTEALAAWRAYAARDAQSAWGAAARDRAAFLERYGNAPAHP
- a CDS encoding DoxX family protein → MKTLISLGWFDRLAGAGPFLIRLAVGGAMVIHGSQKLFGDPGRFIGFVEKLGFPLPTIFGWAAILAEFLGGIALLLGLVTRWSAIFVAFTMGVAAFVAHANDGFNKQEYPLVLMLGALSLLASGGGRLSLDAWLFSKSAGDERL
- a CDS encoding penicillin-binding protein, with the protein product MTTRIATPVRNVVPPVTRRRAVAPAATAQVSVWRLFSIGGLLGLWLLIVVGRLVQLQVYQADALREKAEQQQQKTFQTPPCRGKILDRQGRELATSLKAASVYVAPKNLTGEDLQKADQLAAILGLDRETVWRKLRSSSAFVALKRKVSPEEEKAVQQLEMRGVELVTEMQRHYPQGLVGASVVGFVGLSEDDTEERGKAGVERAFEKHLIGKPGRVIVEQDARRKVFNVLEESPEVGQSLVLTLDIQIQLQVERILSEAIREQGCKGGAIAVLEPSTGDVLALASSFGEPIHDPPKDAESLLRRYRNRAVMDHYEPGSVFKIITYAGAFEEKLLTRQQRIDCQGGSIQMNGHTILDGGRYGALTAEEAFAKSSNVAAIKTGIRLGRDRLLRYVERFGFGQLTEVGLAGETAGGVGHLSDALLGAVPMGYSVNVTPLQLCAAAATIANGGVWVQPHAARRIVSTTGDTLLDIKPKTRRVVSQETARDLTELMRAVVEKGTGKRASVRGYSTAGKTGTAKKVERGRYSETRYVASFVGFAPATRPALAIAVMLDEPPYGRHHGGDAAAPVFARVVETLLPLLQIPPDISPDIDPAWATGTPIPREATPDGGDAGGAFRPAASRTADIVLAQPRSSEPTTVVTINNSLRMPDLRGLGVRSALMACAKVGIRLDASGFGTVRTQSIPPGTPVTEGMTCKATLN